The Halomonas sp. KG2 genome contains a region encoding:
- the aroE gene encoding shikimate dehydrogenase codes for MTDRYCVFGNPIKHSKSPLIHEEFANQTQQPMTYTAELAPVEGFVSAWREFVAAGGRGANVTVPFKGDAFALCDTLSHRAKRAQAVNTLIVGGNGRTYGDTTDGIGLVRDLGYHHVPIKDKRVLVIGAGGAVRGVLEPLLAEQPRDVVIVNRTADKAAQLADAFADLGTLHGGGFETLEGQFDLVINGTSASLSGDLPPLPDNLFNQGAWAYDMMYGSEPTVFLQWAGPRGAKLLDGLGMLVEQAAESFFLWRNLRPATAPVRTLLRQSLNVASD; via the coding sequence ATGACCGACCGTTACTGTGTCTTTGGAAACCCGATTAAGCACTCTAAGTCGCCATTAATTCACGAAGAGTTTGCTAATCAAACTCAGCAACCTATGACCTATACCGCCGAACTTGCACCGGTGGAAGGTTTTGTCAGCGCCTGGCGAGAATTTGTGGCAGCGGGTGGTCGAGGGGCGAACGTGACTGTCCCCTTCAAAGGCGATGCCTTTGCGCTGTGCGATACCCTGAGCCACCGCGCCAAGCGCGCTCAGGCGGTGAATACGCTGATTGTCGGCGGCAATGGCCGTACCTACGGTGATACCACTGACGGTATTGGGCTGGTGCGTGACCTTGGATACCATCACGTGCCCATTAAGGATAAACGCGTGCTGGTGATCGGTGCCGGTGGTGCAGTGCGTGGTGTGCTTGAACCGCTGCTTGCCGAGCAACCTCGTGACGTTGTTATCGTCAATCGGACGGCGGACAAAGCCGCCCAATTAGCAGATGCATTTGCCGACTTAGGCACCCTTCATGGCGGTGGGTTTGAGACGTTAGAAGGCCAGTTTGATCTGGTGATCAATGGCACCAGCGCCAGTCTTTCTGGGGATTTGCCGCCGCTGCCGGATAACTTATTTAATCAAGGCGCTTGGGCCTACGACATGATGTATGGCTCAGAACCCACGGTGTTTTTGCAGTGGGCAGGCCCACGCGGCGCCAAGTTGCTCGATGGCCTGGGGATGCTGGTTGAACAAGCTGCTGAATCTTTCTTTTTATGGCGTAACCTGCGACCCGCAACAGCCCCGGTGCGTACACTGTTAAGGCAATCGTTGAACGTCGCCAGTGACTAG
- a CDS encoding M48 family metallopeptidase: MRWLRPLAVTALCASVAACSTSPTGRSQLLLLSDDQLNQMGQQAFAQYQQDIPTAGQASHRYVQCIADAIVEVLPAEQRNLDWQIRVFESEQPNAFALPGGYMGVNTGMLDIATNQNQLASVVGHEIGHVIANHANERASTKSATSLGLSVLASTSGMQTPGGQQLMGVLGMGAEYGIALPFSRRHESEADVIGLQLMAQAGFDPRESVTVWENMQAASGGGAPPAWMSTHPSEGQRIEGLQASMNNAMASYEQARNSGRTPNCPRP; this comes from the coding sequence ATGCGCTGGCTTCGTCCCTTGGCTGTTACCGCACTGTGTGCTTCTGTCGCAGCATGCTCCACGTCACCTACCGGTCGTTCTCAGTTGCTGCTGCTTTCAGATGATCAGCTCAATCAAATGGGCCAGCAAGCCTTTGCGCAGTATCAACAAGATATTCCCACCGCAGGTCAGGCAAGCCATCGCTATGTGCAGTGCATCGCAGATGCCATTGTAGAAGTATTGCCAGCCGAACAGCGTAATCTTGATTGGCAAATCCGTGTCTTTGAATCTGAACAGCCCAACGCCTTTGCTCTGCCCGGTGGCTACATGGGTGTGAATACGGGCATGCTTGATATCGCCACCAATCAAAACCAGCTAGCCTCGGTTGTCGGCCACGAAATTGGTCACGTCATTGCGAATCATGCCAACGAACGCGCCTCAACAAAAAGCGCAACGTCACTTGGTTTATCGGTGCTTGCCAGCACCTCCGGCATGCAAACCCCGGGTGGCCAACAACTGATGGGGGTGCTGGGAATGGGAGCGGAATACGGTATTGCGTTGCCGTTCTCCCGTCGTCATGAAAGTGAAGCCGATGTTATCGGCCTTCAGTTAATGGCCCAAGCCGGTTTTGATCCACGGGAAAGCGTTACCGTTTGGGAAAATATGCAGGCGGCCTCCGGCGGTGGCGCTCCGCCCGCCTGGATGTCGACGCACCCAAGTGAAGGCCAGCGTATCGAAGGACTTCAAGCCAGCATGAATAACGCCATGGCAAGCTACGAGCAGGCACGCAATAGCGGCCGCACGCCCAACTGCCCACGCCCCTAA
- a CDS encoding ATP-binding protein: MDAELSHRLTRLLDHVEHWLPPVPTQVDWDKHVAAIWQRHPLGGRLVPVPPRDTMTLDDLLGIERQKLALVDNTRAFLQGLPANHGLLWGSRGSGKSSVIRALLNSLANDGLRLIQVDRHDLGSLPILVEQLRDTPHRFVVYCDDLSFEGNDDAYKALKSVLDGALTGPPENVLLYATSNRRHLLPESMDDNSGTRLVGEELHHGDAVEEKISLSDRFGLWLGFHPFSQATYLEVCEHWVARIGDKQDWGEAARAEAVRFATLRGGRSGRTAWQFAAQWVGRKRLHEGSRQA, encoded by the coding sequence ATGGATGCTGAATTGAGCCACCGCTTAACGCGGTTGCTGGACCACGTAGAACACTGGTTGCCGCCTGTACCGACCCAGGTGGATTGGGACAAGCATGTGGCGGCTATTTGGCAGCGCCATCCGTTAGGTGGACGATTGGTTCCCGTACCACCGCGCGACACGATGACGCTGGATGATCTGTTAGGCATCGAGCGTCAAAAATTAGCCTTAGTCGATAACACCCGTGCATTTTTGCAGGGGCTACCTGCCAACCATGGTTTGCTGTGGGGATCACGTGGCAGCGGGAAGTCATCGGTGATTCGTGCGCTGCTTAACTCGTTGGCGAATGATGGGCTGCGCTTGATTCAAGTGGATCGCCACGATTTAGGTAGTCTGCCGATATTGGTAGAACAGCTGCGCGATACGCCGCATCGTTTCGTGGTGTATTGCGACGATCTTTCGTTTGAAGGTAATGATGATGCTTACAAGGCGCTAAAAAGCGTCTTAGACGGCGCATTAACGGGGCCGCCGGAAAACGTCTTGTTGTATGCCACTTCTAACCGCCGCCATTTATTGCCGGAATCCATGGACGACAATAGCGGTACACGTCTTGTCGGTGAAGAGCTGCATCACGGTGACGCTGTTGAGGAAAAGATCTCATTGTCGGATCGTTTCGGCTTATGGTTAGGTTTTCATCCTTTCAGCCAGGCGACTTACCTAGAGGTCTGTGAGCACTGGGTGGCTCGTATTGGTGATAAGCAGGATTGGGGTGAGGCCGCACGGGCAGAAGCGGTTCGCTTTGCCACGCTAAGAGGAGGGCGCAGTGGCCGAACGGCTTGGCAGTTTGCAGCCCAGTGGGTGGGCCGCAAACGGCTTCATGAAGGAAGTCGTCAGGCTTAA